The genomic window AATCTTATATTTCAGCAATCCTTTCTTCGTAATACGATTCTTCTGCAGCTTAGCGTACGATTTTAGTCATAAGCCTCCTAGTGTGGTTCAACCTTTATGTCTATGCTCTTTGTTGCGAAAAATCCTTCTGCTGTCAGTGTCAATGTCAGCTGTTTTTAGTCACTGTCTTGTTGAGTTAGACGCTAACCGGCGAATGTCTTTTGTGCAATATTATgcaaatttctttttattttgatattatttctggattaaataaaatgtggaGTTCAGACAGTGATTCAAGTGATTTGGAGATATTATTCGCGTTATCGGACTGGGACGACTCTGACGATTCGCGTGATGACGAAATCGCGCTAGTTCGATACAAAAACAGAGTAAATTATACCAAAACTTTAGACGCTCACGAATTTCTTCTTCGATTTCGCTTGGATAAAACTCAAGTGGAGAGCTTATTAGGAGAAATCTATCCACATCTCAGAGAGTCTGGTGCAAGGTTTGTGTCATAATGACAACAAAGTTATTATCGAAAATAACATTGTTATTGGTTTTGATTGTTAATGGCAATGCCAAATATGTAAGGATcggatattaattaatatatatctcTTTTTTATTGGCTAGACCTGTTTTTTGCTTAAGCTATAGAGGTTCTAGCAGTGCATTCTCTCGCGGCATGATACTCTCAAAACATTAGTGGTTACATGTGCGCAATAGCTTACTTACAATAGTGCATGTATAAggggaaatttaaaataagaatgatTGATATTAAGTGGTATAGTAAATAGTGGTGTAAGTGTTACAGTAAAAAATGATTTCTTTATAAAGTACACATCTTGTTGCAGGAATAATGGCATTTCACCATTACACCAGTTGCTTCTAACGTTAAGGTTTTATGCCTTAGGGTCTCTGGTATCTGTAGGGCAATTCATTGGTGTATCAAAGTCAGCGGCAAATCAAATTGTACGAAATGTCAGTTGTGCAATAACTAATTTATGTAGCAAGTACATTTGCATCAATAACACAACTGAAGATTTTTACAAAATTGCTCAATTCCCACAAGTACTTGGAGTAATCGACTGTACACACATTAGGATTCACATATCAAGTAAGGCATTGTTTCTAAATGGCAAGGTTTGAaccaacttttaaataaaatgatattacaATATAGTAGTTCTTTCcattttaagcattttttttgtttttgaaaatataacacTTTCAGGTTCTTTTGTGAAATTGAAATAGGATTTGACAAGAAGTGCAGATAGATGCAGTctttgtgttttaatatattcttttttgaAGGACGCAAAGTGCCAGaagaatacaaaaacagaaaaggGTCATACTCAATCAATGTTCAGGCTGTGTGTGATGCTAATCTAATGTTTATGAATATTGATTCTAAATGGTCAGGTTCTACACACGATGCTACTATCTTTGCCAATTCTGTGTTAAAAGGTAAAATctgaatatttttaactttaacatTGCAAGCTTTTGACACTATTCCCATGAATAACATAGTTATAATGTGTAATCAACAGGCTGTTTCCTTTTCAGCACAAtgcgaaaaaaaattatatggtaACAAATGGTTGCTCGGAGATAATGCATATCCTTTAAAACCATACCTATTGACGCCAATACTGAACCCACAGAGTAAGAGCGAAGAGCTTTATAATGAGTCACACAAAAAAACAAGAGATTGTATCGAACAGTAAGTATCTTAATCACAAATACTACATTCAATGAATATTTAACTTCTTTAGAGCAGATTTTTAAATGGAGATGAGGTAAAAGTTTGTGGGTCAACAATTGGTCTCATTTCATATAATCCACCAAAACTGGACAAATCTGAACagtgtatattaatattatcttcttatatgctacatcaaaaacaaaacaattttttttcaaagaatCTGTACTGCTGAATACTGGTATTACAAGgtattgtttcattttattgcaTGTCAGctgttattgttttatatggCCAACTGGCAGACTTTAAATTGCATCCTTTCAGCAGCCAGATTAAAGTTCACcatgtattaaatgtattttttttatagatgcTTTGACCTTTGGAAAAGAAGATTTCCGGCATTAGGACTAATAATACGTACAAGTATATTAAGTGCCAATGCAGTTATCATAGCAACAGCTATCCTTCACAACATATGCATGACTAACAATGTAGAAGATGTACCTCCTGAGGTAAAGATTCCTGACGGGGAACAAGTTCCTGTGCAAGATGCATTAGAAGTGCCAAAAAATATAGAACTTGAAACTTTACTTGCCAATCATTTTAAAGTGgaagatatataatttttaataatttacctaTAGGAATTTACTACTTATTAAGAACCACCAAtacgaatatattatttaccttgaaaataatatttttatttattaacttaatgaGTCAGAGACAACATTGAATTTTTTGGATAAATTTGTTTTGGTTAGTTTTACTTAGgaattattaagatttaaaaattacataccTCAAACATGACGCGCACGTTCGGTGGGAGGGAGAGACGTTCGCCATTGGGCAATGTAAGAAGTTTATTGTCATCGAGTACAGAATTTAAGTTTTCAACCCATTCGGGGTCTACGTCACCGTCGAAGATAATCCATTGGCGTTTGTTAATCTCTCCGCGAACATTGTCGATGATTTtcctaatatatataacaatagaaAATTACTAGAAATTTGAAAGTTACACTGACCCGCTGAAAGCTATACAGAAATAGTTTATCATCAGTATTGAATTATGTATTTGCAAAGGaaatggaaaattataatttaattactgaaaTGTACCCTGAATACAGAGTTTGTATGCTATGaagtaaaacaaaatgttattgtaataatgtatttagatttttttgtaattgacTTTATCAGtgcgtattttatttttaaaacatatgttCGGTACCTGTAAGTAGTACAATACCAACCTCAGTATATGTGTAAACAACCCATCCGTCCATTCACGAGTGTTAGGATCCAATACACCATACAATGTTTCTTTCGACATAGCTTTGGGGTCAATAACGTGTGCTACGCCTTCTACACCTTCGAACCTGTTGGCAaagtgttttatatatatttttaataaattcactTTAAATGAAGGCATATTTTCAGAATATAGCATTCGATATTGCATCGATTGGATTGTAGATATTCACCTGAAATTGTTACGTTTCCTTTGGAAATTTACTTTTCTATCcaaattaactaaaatataacgTTTTTATCAGTTATATCCAATTCCTAAAATTATCTCGAAGAATATAGGTACATTGTCTTGATGGCATTTTCTCCGGTGACTGTACATACTAATTGGTAAGACAATTTTGTCTCACTGACTTTCgcaaatcttatatctttaaacgagcataTACATTCTTGTAtacatataattggaatctcggaatctgctccaacgattttttatgaaatttagtaaaaaaggggttttgggggcgataaatcgatctagctaggattcatttttagaaaatgtcatattatttgtgttaaccgatttggtgcaacgcaGTTGCACGGTTCAgcttgtataatattatactagccTTCGCCCGCGATTGTtttggtttaataaaaataccgcATGAACAGTTAAGTTTCACCAGAATAGTATGTACCCTAAGTCCGTTTCCACGATTTCAGCTATCCTGCCAACCGTACCGTGCCAAATTTCAAAAAGTTGAACCAAACAggatacaaacaaataaataaacagacacaatttcgtattcttataatattagtatggaagtaaGGATTTTCAAAATAATCTTACCGCTCTAAAGCCTTCAGTAGTACACGCCACGCAGTAGATTTACCGCTTCCGGATGGTCCGACCATCATCAGACCATGGTTCAATTTGCAGATTTGATACAGTTGCAGAACCTAAgcatacaaatacttataaaataaattttaaatacaagtaAATTAAGATAGGGATAACTGAAGACAGTAAAGTTTGAAACAGTTAGCACATCTTTAGAGGTTAAAGGCAAGATTACATTTAAAAGATAACTTTCGAAAATACGGATTCTgacgattataataattataaaaagttatcaGCAATAATTGTCTACTAAGCAAAAGCTTTAAacatataacaattattaaaacttttaatgttgaAAACTAGGCGAAActtttataatagaaaatattaaacaattgtAAACATAAAATGTTTGTGCTATGAACAGGCGAGAGTGCAACGAAAATTTTACATGCCAGCTTTGAATAAACATTCAAAGGTAGATAAATCAATAACTGTGTCGAATGGTTCTAATTTTAGTTCATAAAATTTTGTACGCAATTCATTATGTAAAatgttgtagtaaaaaaaatctgtggttTTCTTTTGTCGTATTGTAATTTTTCGCGTTATTACGATCGAGTGAAACCATATTAACATTCCATTTCCTCTACATGTCaagaattattactatataaataatGCCAAAATAATACTACAGCGTGATATAATTAATAgattagacaaaaaaaaaaactaatataattttagcACATCCTAACTATAGCTCTATTGCGTGACAATAGAGTGTTAGAGACAGGTGATGGGTGTAAGGCACAGGACAggcacacagacagacacacaccgGCACCGCGACTGACCTTCTCGATCCACGTGCTGTGTTGAGCGCGCGAGGCAGCGCTCCGCCTCTACGTGCCGTTAGCGGGTTAGCATGGAAACCATATGCATTCACACTCACGGTCTATACGACGCAGCGGACCGTACGCATGCTGACACTGTGCTTTATATCTATACGCTCACTCCTTTTGTAACATGGCCATTAATATAAAGGCGCAAATTTTATTATGGATccgaagtatttatttaatacttcttAACCAGGCTTGGAAGAAATAGTGCATTTCGATACTACTGTGGAAGACGTGTCATTTTTTCAGGAGTCCCGATGTGTTCGGCTCCAAGCCGCGGGTTAACAATAGGGACaagttgaaaatatattatcgcATGATATCTTGTGAGATTCAGAATTTATTATTGCACAGTCCGCCGACGTACAGACAATTACGGCTGATTGTGCACACTAAAGAAACTAATTCGTAAATTTGACAATGGTGAGATAAAATAAGAGTACAAGCAAATGTATTGGAAAGTGTTCTACTGGGCATTGGTGCCTATTCTTTTGGACGCACAAAATCTCTAAAGTAAACTAAACAGAAAAGTCTTAAAATAGTGCTTTCTTTGTACATTAGACACACTGGGAAAAGGATTTGGCACCATTGTCTTAGAATGATGCCTTTGCAGTATGAAA from Pararge aegeria chromosome 20, ilParAegt1.1, whole genome shotgun sequence includes these protein-coding regions:
- the LOC120632844 gene encoding putative nuclease HARBI1, whose translation is MQISFYFDIISGLNKMWSSDSDSSDLEILFALSDWDDSDDSRDDEIALVRYKNRVNYTKTLDAHEFLLRFRLDKTQVESLLGEIYPHLRESGARNNGISPLHQLLLTLRFYALGSLVSVGQFIGVSKSAANQIVRNVSCAITNLCSKYICINNTTEDFYKIAQFPQVLGVIDCTHIRIHISRRKVPEEYKNRKGSYSINVQAVCDANLMFMNIDSKWSGSTHDATIFANSVLKAQCEKKLYGNKWLLGDNAYPLKPYLLTPILNPQSKSEELYNESHKKTRDCIEQCFDLWKRRFPALGLIIRTSILSANAVIIATAILHNICMTNNVEDVPPEVKIPDGEQVPVQDALEVPKNIELETLLANHFKVEDI